The following nucleotide sequence is from Ornithodoros turicata isolate Travis chromosome 2, ASM3712646v1, whole genome shotgun sequence.
agttgctcgctggctgtcgcggagagcagacgtgcgctcggttgctccgtaGTCCCCGctctcgctcagtttctgcctgcaagtcggatggagcagtcgcatcgttctgcgctcctgttgtcgtgggttgatttgttgtgtaactaattctttcgccagctttgtccccgctttgtgATTTTCaagcccgtgcacgtcgggtgctggttgctgttgtccgggcatccccgccattttctatcttcttctgccttgggaacgggagtagcgctggcgtgattcttaataattttgtcatgaaattagttgagcaaGTACCCGCTAGGGGGCGCAGATGCGCgattttatacaggagaaaaaagcattacgattcagttctctgcctggctgtcggatggagcagtcgcatcgttcagcgctcctgttgtggtgggctcatttgttgtgtaatgaattctttttgttgttagctattgatggttagcatatttactcttgctttcccagcctctgtattacgagtgtttttctcctcgcatgtccagagctatCCTAACCTGCCaggacatgtcatgatgacgtcacagctgacgtcacaggatgtccagaacttgtggtcgcagctgaagatgctttgcaacctgcctctgtgctccgtcacTCAGCGATAGTCAGCGGACGTTCcgtaccgctttcttcaagatggcatcgttgatcttcaactaaactccttctctccactcgatctatttttcttttctacctattttttattgtttatcagctcaagtagtcGGCAACTCACactgtggtctggacacgtcttagatgctccccaattagtgtaatgactcactgaatgatcctaattactgtgggagGTCTGAAactgctctaattgctaattaatggcgtccagatgactcTGTGAGTTGCAgactacttgagctgatccaaTACTACTCTTGCAAAAGCCAATAATTAAGAACAACCATTCTCATTCTACACTTACTCACTAAGAACAGAACACCGTGTGGCTGAGGTCTCACAAGTTGACACAACCTGTCTTACATTCCCAACATAAGCATGCTCTTCGTTTGATGTACCATCAGGGTTGCGTGATTTATATAATCTTGATTTTAAACACGATTTTAATCACTAGTGCTAATCATGATTAAATTTTATTAAATCCATCCTCTATTGTTTTGTAAACGAACGGTAGAGGAACAACACAATCAATTTTCATTCACAAGCATCTTTCCCAAGATACTTTGAGCTTCTAATGAACATTTAAGCTCTTATGGTGAGGTTGAACAGCTTTCAGAGTTGTTAGGACTGACCACCGTCACACAATAGCTATGTCACAAGTCGTGTCCCCTTGTACGGAGGGTCTTCTCTCGAAAGGAAAATTGCTTAGTTACGTCTGCAACAAGAAGTACGTGCAGTATTctttgaaaaatgaaaaagacgAGTACGACGTAACAACTCGAAGTTGGCAGACATACCTTCAAGTACAAGTTTCTTGTGTGCTTCCTAACAATCGAAGGCTTTTTGTTCCGCGCACTAGCCATCGCAGCACGGCCATTTTATGCAGGTTTTCGCCGCACTGAATTCGCTTGGCAATggtatgagaaaaaaaaacgagacgtTCGAAGTCGATAAACCAATTCATTATTCAGAATGTGAGCACCTGGGTGGAAGCAGAGAGGAAGCTTTGTCTTCAGTTTTTCACCTAGTCGACGACGTCCGTTGGTGACTCGGGAAAATCAATAGGTTCCGCAGCACCTGTCTGTAGAGCTGTTTCTCGGCAATAGTTTCTGCGTAAAATATTCATTTGAGTAAATCTATTTTAACTGTTAGCGCGAGGTGGCGTTAAGACGGTAAGTTCAGACACAACGCGAACATCTTGCGCAAATTGAACGTCTGTGCTGAACGACGATAGCGTTTTGCACCCTCTCTTCTGTGGTGCTTCCTTTCTCTCTGTAGGAGTGTTCCGATGCAGACAAAGTGCCTGCCTGCTGTATAGAATGCAGGGCAGGTGGCTGATTCCTCTGGCGCTGTTATCGTTATTTCTAAACCAATAAATATATCATGGTCCATCCATcggtggatccgacggaaatgcattagcattaaaacttgaaaaccatttgggaactccccttcacaatgctacacaacccttcaccgACCcctcacacgaccctacacaacactaacgcaagacagcattcgcagccaaacgagcctttcgagcttactccgattcagcttagtggcgccgtctcgcagccttctttcgccgccgcccCTTCGcgcagctttcataacccatggcgcgcccacggcaggcacgtctgaacctgtcgaccaccacagctgcactgcgGAGTGCTGACGCCCCGGCGCCGTGGCGtggccaggctccaacagctccccatagtttgagataattcacacaacactgtgCACACGACCGATGAAATTGCGACGTTGTAGAGATTATGCAtagccagtcggccaatcagggggcttaatcgcttcatcgtcgttacggtcgttacaatctaacgagtggcgggaaattcaagaaggtgggcacgtgacacattgcgcgtgacgtgtaccatgGCCTTAACGTATctcgcgaagagcgccgtgcacgtgttttatcacgtgcccacctttttaaatttcccgccactcgttagcttgtaacgaccgtaacgacgatgaagcgattaagtcTTAACCTTTGGCTGACATTTCGGCCGGTTCTCGCTGCCATCggcttctactggatttcacgcCTGCCGTCATATCCGGtgttcaaaataactgaagcgacttttggctaaaagaaacatTTATTTCATACAAAGCACTGAtacaaagatctgatacatgggtgcgcTGTGAATACAATATCCACTGTGTTGCTGACACACAGTAACCAGTAAcgaagttcgaacttgaagcaaaacgaacacactATTCAAttcctaataccgagccagactcatgagtgcgtaccatttcatgatgagcatcttcttttgctgcttgcagtgcatcatagcggaaagcgcttgtgtggcacgtaatgcTGTCTttgggcgcgttaggttcgtgctccgggaacattccctctttcaggggatcacttaacacctccaaagtcaCTTCCGGTGCACGTACCCGAGTGCACCCGGCGCAACCCTTCTTCGGAGCTGGAGAGCCGGggaacgctggggaagagcggggccagttccggagcgtgacgcatgttccggtgtactacctttcgaaatggcgcaaccgttgcaacacgttgcaaccgcccatgctctttgtgtttccggaatcatTGGATGTCGGTGGTAAACAGTTGTAATATTATAGAGGACTGCTATGGTCTACTGCTGTgtttacttaaaagcagacgacaaaagaaaGCTCGATAGGCGGCGCGCGCTCAcggctctggcgctcggcttccggataggctcacaaacaccattaagtaGAGACACCAAGGGTACGTTCTCCTGAAAACCCGGGTtatggcgctcgggagcctgctTAACGCGCCCTTTGTTGTCAGTCctcgaaatccgacggcgcccgaacgtgttcttcactctcTAATCGCCACTGTACCTagtggtagaagaagaagaagaactcatgaagcattccagttccgctGTTGACAGACTGTTCGTGTGATAATAGTTGTAGTAgaagaaacagcacaacacgcatAGAATTGTTGAATATGTTACGTAAAAGACGACGAAGTTTGTAGTTTTGGGGTGCcgtttttttaatgtttttatttatttttttattttttgtcaacGGACTTGTTGCACGTTCTGTATGTTCGATTCTGTAAGGGCGAGGTGGACGGATTAAAATTTTGCTGGATTTTCTACGAGCTGCGGGGCTTCAGCTTCATTTCTTCCACAGAGAGGATCTTCGGATTCCTCAACATTTCATGgcgccgaaacccgggaagctGACCTCACTGCAAATTTCATCCGGATTTCTGTCCATCAGCAAGGGATTGGGTCAAGCGCAAGAGAGCGGCCAGAAGGGCTCAAGTGACGAAGCTCTGCAACGAGGTTGTCGAGCTCCGAGCGGACCGAACAGTGACGGACGTAACGCTCAAAGCACTCTTGGGTAAACTTCAGACTTCCGACGTAGCTCTTCGAGCGGTGAATGACGAAATCGAGCCTCTGTTTGAAGTGGAAGAGCTTGAAGAGGAGTATCAGGGCGCAATCAGCTACGAAGACCGTAAAAGCCATAGTGGAGATCCAGTCACGTTTGGATGAGTTGAGACTGGGCCCTGTGCAGTCACAGTGCGGAGTCAACCCCGTACAGGCACAGAGCGGAATCAACCCTGTGCAGTCGCAGAGTGGAGTCAACCCTGTGCAGTCGCAGAGCGGAGTCAAACTCCCGAAGTTGTAGCTCCAAACTTTCTCGGGCGAGTTGACAAACTGGATATCCTTTTGGGAGCAGTATCGTACGGCAGTTGATGAGAACGCAAGGTTGACGAAGAGTGAAAAATTTCAATACTTGAGGACCTTGTTGAAAGGAGATTCAGCATCAGCTATTCGAGGTCTACAGGCAACAGCAGCATGCTATGACGATGCTATAGACATACTGAAGCAGCGTTTTGGGAATACAACCCGGATAGAACTTGAGCACCTGTCAAGGTTACGAAAACTCCCACCAGTGAAGTCGACGGAAGATGTCGTGGGGCTTCGAGCACTTTACGATCATGTCCATGGTGGACATCCTTTTGTCGGCGCATCCAGAAGCCCTAGTCATAGACTACCAAAGAAGGATAGTACACGACGCCATGCAGTCAGAAAGTTTCGAAGCTAACCAGGATGGACAAGGAGCAGCTCAGTCAGAATCGACCGCAGAAACAGAGATAAAAGGACTGGAAGAGTTGAAAAGGCTGCTTATATACTTGCGAGTAGAAATAGAGAGCCGAGAGCAGGTCGCAACTAAAATTCGCCGAGACAGGTATCCCGATCACCGCCCCAAGGGCAAAAGGACTGGAGGTATGACGACTGGAGCTGTGTTGTACGCTGGACTTGGGCAGCCTGGCGAAAAAAGGAACTGCTTTTTCTGCAGTGCCGCGGATCACAGCACCGAGGACTGCAAAGCAGACATTACCCTAGCGGAAATGTTCAAGAAACTGGCCAAAGATATGAGGTGCTATCGTTGTACCAAGAAGGGTCATCGGTCAAAGGACTGCAGAGTAAAAGTGGAATGCAGTAAATGTCGAAGACGACATGCGTCATCGGTTTGTGACCCGTCTAGACAACCGGTAGAAAAGGCTCTGGTCAGTGAAGTGGTTACCACGACGAGCGTCTCTACAACGAACAATCCACAACGGTGCGAGAGAGCAAGAGTAATGCTGCAAACGTTCCGTGCCTTGGCATCATCGGACACCGAAGGCGCTTACCTCAGAGGCATATTCGACGGAGGAAGCCAGCGCAGATTTATACGTGATGACATAGCCCGCAGACTTAAGCTGCCAGTAATTGGGCAAACAACGCTTCAGCTCAACGCTTTCGCAGGCTATGCCAGTCGGGACAATATTCGAAAGTGCAAAGTTGTCGAAGTTCGtcgagccacctcctactgattgcgttttgtttttcattttcattttttttgttgatatttgtatcgcgtttgtatttctcttcacccttacccttttctcttgtaccatgtgactggtttttgatatatgcttcaccacttgtaacaggtcctcaaacctgaagaagtgcagcctactgcacgaaagtcttgtttttaatgtatatagtaaacagctgatgctcttaaccgtctttgttatttttgttatttttgattcgtCTAAGAAGTCAGTTCGCACCGAAGGAATATGTGGTTCGCGCAACCACCATTGACTTCAGCTGTAAGGACCTCAAAGAAACTCCTGCCAGTAACGAATTCGTGTCTTCCGTGCGTGTCCACGGCAACTTCATCGCCGATGACCTCTTATTTCCTAGTGTACAGAGCGAAGGCGAAATAGGACTACTCATCGGATGCGACGAGCTGTGGAAGTTGGACTCAGGAGAAGTCTAGAGATGCCAGAGTGGCGGAAGACTGGTTGCAGTAGAACCCGTTTTCGGATGGACCTTTCAGGGCCCAACCACGGTGAACAGCTGCAGTACTACTGACAGCTCAACGACAGCCGTGTGCATATTGAAGGTTGGTGTGACCACTTCTAATGACGACATTCTGAAACGTTTCTGAGAACTGGATAATCTAGGAATATCCCAGGAGCCTTACAGTAAACAGGAACACAACGCAGAGGTTCTGGAGGAGGAGGACTTCATACAGAAGTTGGAAAGGAAGAACGGCCGTTATGAGGTTGCGTTGCCATGGAAGACGGGCCTGAGTGCGCTAGAAGATAACTATGCAGTAGCCAAAGACCGACTGCAGAGGTTAATGAAACGACTGCAGCGGGACAACACTGTAGTGGAGTATGATGAAGCCATCCGAAGCTACATAAAAAATGGTCATGCCCAAGAAGTCAAGCAGGACAAGGGATACAGTTTGGTCTACTACATGCCACACCGAGCTGTCATCCGGAACAACTCGAGTACAACAAGGGTACGAGTTGTATTTGACGCCTCGTCACATGCAGCGGGGACGTTGTCTCTAAATGATCATTTGGAAAAGGGGGCAAAGCTTAAAGGTGTTGCGACACTTTCTCTGATATGTTGAAGCATAATAGATATGCATCGTACTCATTATGAGAACACCGTGGAAAAAAGAATTTTTCCTCTCGCTAGATTGGTTCGGAAAATCGGCGCAGCCACAAAACGACGACCCGCGGTGTGCGCTCACGGACCCCTCTCCCCCATTTGGCTTGGGAGACGCGCAtcttccctcgctgctcctgtgtgacgtcaccgatgtcGCTTCTTCGGGGACGTTGTTCTCCGTGCCTGCTCACGTCATGGACCCGAAAACTGGGAAAATATGGGATGATGTCGGgtgatagaatagtttttcgtatttatctgggaaagctggaaacctactgtcacaacacctttaatACCGACATAGTTGGAGTACTGCTACGTTTCCGGCTACACAAAGTAGCATTGACAGCCGACATCCAGAAAGCCTTTCTACAAGTGGGAGTCCGTAGTCAAGACAGAGATGCAATGATGTTCCTGTGGTTTTCGGAGGTTCCGACTGCAGACCATCAGGACCCACAGTTACAGTGCTGGAGAATGAAGAGGGTGCCATTTGTGACGACAGCGAGCCGCTTTCTCTTCAGCGCTACCCTGCAGCATCCCTTCAAGTCGTTTCTGGACGTCGATGAAA
It contains:
- the LOC135384942 gene encoding uncharacterized protein LOC135384942, translated to MSWGFEHFTIMSMVDILLSAHPEALVIDYQRRIVHDAMQSESFEANQDGQGAAQSESTAETEIKGLEELKRLLIYLRVEIESREQVATKIRRDRYPDHRPKGKRTGGMTTGAVLYAGLGQPGEKRNCFFCSAADHSTEDCKADITLAEMFKKLAKDMRCYRCTKKGHRSKDCRVKVECSKCRRRHASSVCDPSRQPVEKALVSEVVTTTSVSTTNNPQRCERARVMLQTFRALASSDTEGAYLRGIFDGGSQRRFIRDDIARRLKLPVIGQTTLQLNAFAGYASRDNIRKCKVVEVRRATSY